One Pseudomonadota bacterium genomic region harbors:
- the folD gene encoding bifunctional methylenetetrahydrofolate dehydrogenase/methenyltetrahydrofolate cyclohydrolase FolD has protein sequence MSAQIISGVEIAKAIREELTAEVAELKEKHNITPGLVTILVGEDPASVSYVTAKGKTAKAIGIYSEQVDLAADTSEEELLATIEKYNHDDKIHGILVQLPLPKHIDEGKVLYALDPNKDVDGFHPVNVGKMVLGEQCFLPCTPHGILEMLERSGVKTSGAEVVILGRSNIVGKPMANLMLQKRAAGNATVTLCHTRTKDTDFHTKRADILIAAVGVPNLVKADQVKDGVVIIDVGVNRIGMSESGKAILAGDVEFETVKEKASFITPVPGGVGPMTITMLMKNTVQSAKQKAGLV, from the coding sequence ATGAGTGCTCAGATTATAAGCGGCGTAGAAATAGCCAAGGCCATCCGTGAAGAATTAACCGCCGAGGTCGCCGAACTGAAAGAAAAGCATAACATCACCCCCGGCCTTGTCACAATCCTTGTCGGGGAAGATCCTGCCTCGGTATCATACGTAACCGCCAAAGGCAAGACCGCCAAAGCGATCGGCATCTACTCCGAACAGGTCGATCTTGCGGCCGATACAAGCGAGGAAGAACTCCTGGCAACCATTGAAAAATACAATCATGACGACAAAATCCACGGCATCCTCGTCCAGCTGCCTCTTCCGAAGCATATCGACGAAGGGAAGGTTCTTTACGCCCTTGACCCCAACAAGGATGTCGATGGTTTCCATCCGGTCAATGTCGGGAAAATGGTTCTCGGCGAACAATGTTTTCTGCCCTGCACTCCCCACGGCATCCTTGAAATGCTTGAAAGAAGCGGGGTGAAAACAAGCGGGGCCGAAGTCGTCATCCTCGGCCGCAGCAACATCGTGGGCAAACCGATGGCCAATCTGATGCTGCAGAAAAGAGCCGCCGGCAATGCAACAGTCACCCTCTGCCACACCAGGACCAAAGACACCGATTTTCACACCAAACGGGCCGACATTCTGATCGCCGCCGTTGGAGTCCCGAATCTGGTCAAGGCCGATCAGGTGAAAGACGGGGTCGTCATTATTGACGTCGGCGTGAACCGGATCGGCATGAGTGAAAGCGGCAAAGCGATTCTGGCGGGTGATGTCGAGTTTGAGACGGTGAAGGAAAAAGCCTCCTTTATCACGCCGGTTCCGGGCGGGGTCGGCCCGATGACCATCACCATGCTGATGAAAAATACCGTCCAGTCCGCCAAACAGAAAGCAGGGCTCGTTTAA